The following coding sequences lie in one Notolabrus celidotus isolate fNotCel1 chromosome 6, fNotCel1.pri, whole genome shotgun sequence genomic window:
- the LOC117814195 gene encoding GTPase HRas produces the protein MTEYKLVVVGAGGVGKSALTIQLIQNHFVDEYDPTIEDSYRKQVVIDGETCLLDILDTAGQEEYSAMRDQYMRTGEGFLCVFAINNTKSFEDIHQYREQIKRVKDSDDVPMVLVGNKCDLPARTVDTRQAQELARSYGIPYIETSAKTRQGVEDAFYTLVREIRHHKLRKLNPPDESGQDCMSCRCVVS, from the exons atGACGGAGTATAAGCTGGTGGTGGTGGGAGCAGGAGGCGTGGGCAAGAGTGCACTCACCATCCAGCTCATCCAGAACCACTTTGTGGACGAGTACGACCCCACTATAGAG gactCGTACAGGAAGCAGGTTGTGATTGACGGGGAGACCTGCCTGCTGGACATCCTGGACACTGCAGGTCAGGAGGAGTACAGCGCCATGAGGGATCAGTACATGAGGACAGGGGAGGGCTTCCTCTGTGTCTTCGCTATAAACAACACTAAGTCTTTTGAGGACATTCATCAATACAG GGAACAGATTAAACGTGTAAAAGACTCAGACGATGTGCCAATGGTGCTTGTGGGAAACAAATGTGACCTCCCTGCACGCACGGTGGACACAAGGCAAGCCCAGGAACTTGCCCGATCCTACGGCATTCCTTACATTGAGACCTCTGCCAAGACACGACAG ggagTAGAGGACGCCTTCTATACACTGGTTAGAGAGATCAGACATCATAAGCTGAGGAAGCTAAACCCACCTGATGAGAGCGGTCAGGACTGTATGAGCTGTCGCTGTGTGGTATCGTGA